A region from the Desulfomonile tiedjei genome encodes:
- a CDS encoding MBL fold metallo-hydrolase produces MALSLALLAALVLCLPFGVLAQGSLETDTIKTSQGDLKITFIGHGTLMFGFGGKVIHVDPWGKLADYSKLPKADLILITHEHQDHLDLDAIKKIKTDKTAIILTKNCAGKAKIGEVMANGDAKTVGGLKIEAVPAYNLVHMREPGKPFHPKGEGNGYVITFGDKRVYVAGDTENTPEMKGLQQVDIAFLPMNLPYTMTPEMVADAAKAFKPKVLYPYHTGETDISKLTALMKGAEGIEVRVRKMK; encoded by the coding sequence ATGGCTCTATCATTGGCTCTATTGGCCGCGCTGGTCTTGTGCCTCCCGTTCGGAGTGCTGGCTCAAGGTTCTCTTGAAACCGACACCATCAAGACATCACAGGGGGACCTGAAGATAACCTTCATTGGTCACGGCACGCTCATGTTCGGCTTTGGCGGCAAGGTTATCCACGTTGACCCGTGGGGAAAACTTGCCGACTACTCCAAGCTGCCCAAAGCAGACCTGATTCTCATCACCCACGAGCATCAGGACCATCTGGACCTGGACGCAATCAAAAAAATCAAGACGGACAAGACAGCGATAATCCTAACCAAGAATTGTGCGGGCAAAGCCAAGATCGGAGAGGTCATGGCCAACGGCGATGCGAAGACGGTGGGGGGCCTCAAGATTGAGGCGGTGCCGGCGTACAATCTTGTCCACATGCGAGAACCCGGCAAACCGTTTCATCCCAAAGGGGAGGGCAACGGATACGTGATCACCTTCGGGGACAAGAGGGTGTACGTGGCCGGGGATACGGAAAACACTCCGGAAATGAAGGGTCTCCAGCAGGTGGATATAGCCTTTCTGCCCATGAACTTGCCGTACACCATGACCCCTGAAATGGTGGCCGACGCGGCCAAAGCATTCAAACCGAAGGTCCTCTACCCTTATCATACGGGCGAAACGGACATTTCCAAGCTTACCGCGTTGATGAAAGGGGCTGAAGGGATCGAAGTACGTGTTCGGAAAATGAAATGA
- a CDS encoding (2Fe-2S)-binding protein has protein sequence MIETLEFRLNDRQTRLTIDTGRPLLWVLRSNLGLTGTKYGCGIGTCGACTILLNKEAVRSCQVPVNDIKGKEVLTIEGLAKNGRLHPLQKAFVEHDALQCGFCTPGMILNAYSLILRKPAPTEADIIGSMDDNLCRCGAHQRIIRAIQTAAKQMRE, from the coding sequence ATGATTGAAACGCTGGAGTTCAGGCTAAATGATAGGCAGACTCGGCTAACGATAGATACAGGGCGCCCGCTCCTGTGGGTACTGAGGTCTAATTTGGGCCTGACAGGAACGAAATACGGCTGCGGAATAGGCACGTGTGGAGCCTGCACCATTCTCTTGAATAAAGAAGCTGTTCGATCGTGCCAGGTCCCGGTGAACGACATCAAGGGCAAAGAGGTGCTGACGATAGAAGGCCTCGCCAAGAACGGCCGGCTTCATCCTCTTCAGAAAGCCTTCGTGGAACACGACGCCCTCCAATGCGGCTTTTGTACCCCCGGCATGATTCTCAATGCGTATAGCTTGATACTGAGGAAGCCGGCCCCGACAGAGGCCGACATCATCGGGAGCATGGATGACAACCTGTGCCGGTGCGGCGCACATCAGAGAATCATCCGAGCCATACAAACCGCGGCCAAGCAAATGAGGGAGTGA
- a CDS encoding xanthine dehydrogenase family protein molybdopterin-binding subunit, with translation MKHEKLSEDYPAPASSLTIDRRQFLKVLGGGIIVCFTPILPLQAPEALSAVTRGLPEDFNAFLRINEDGKVSCFTGKIEMGQGIITSLAQMLADELDVPLNSVDMVMGDTDRCPWDAGTYGSMSTKYFGPPLRAAAAEARAILIQLAAESLGVPPDRLETKTGAVLDKLAPARKLSYGELTKGRRIERRLGEKPRLKALVDFTVSGKPAIRTDALDKVTGKAKFAGDISLPGMLHARILRAPAHGAKLMAVDTAAATKVAGALIVQDGDMIAALHAAPDEAEKALNLVQAKFDRPHTNLNDSNIFEHLLSVAPSGTIVAETGDLAHGKGLASTVVEATYRQGYVAHAPIETHTAVASIEGDKVTVWASTQRPFAAQEDVAQAIGFPLQNVRVITPLVGGAFGGKERNRHAVEAARLAKLTGKPVQVVRSRAEEFFYDSFQPAAIVKVASGLDASNRIVFWDYHVYFAGGDKAPTFYEVPHKRTAAYGGWRETRSSHPFDTGPWRGPNGNTNTFARESHMDALAASAGVDPLAFRLTHLNDKRMLRVLETAAGAFGWSPAVPPSGKGQGLACVIYKGTYVAAMAQVEVDKGSGRCGVKRVVLAQDMGQVVNPEGAKMQMEGCAMMGLGYALSETVRFRDGEILDLSFDTYHIPRFSWLPEIEAILVDNPDVPPQEGGEPAITCMGAVVANAIFDAIGVRFHELPITEKRIQEALKGS, from the coding sequence ATGAAGCACGAGAAGCTGAGTGAAGATTATCCCGCGCCTGCCAGCTCACTCACCATTGATCGCCGCCAATTTCTCAAGGTTTTGGGCGGAGGGATCATCGTCTGTTTTACGCCGATCCTTCCGTTGCAAGCTCCGGAAGCGCTGTCCGCGGTAACACGCGGCTTGCCGGAGGACTTCAACGCGTTCTTGAGAATTAATGAAGATGGCAAAGTGTCCTGCTTCACCGGAAAAATCGAGATGGGACAGGGAATAATTACTTCCTTGGCCCAAATGCTCGCCGATGAGCTTGACGTGCCTTTGAACTCGGTGGACATGGTTATGGGTGACACGGACCGCTGCCCCTGGGACGCGGGGACCTATGGCTCGATGAGTACAAAGTATTTTGGTCCCCCTTTGCGAGCCGCGGCCGCGGAAGCCCGCGCGATCTTGATCCAGTTGGCTGCGGAGAGTCTCGGCGTTCCGCCGGATCGGCTGGAAACCAAGACAGGCGCCGTGTTGGACAAGCTAGCGCCCGCCAGGAAATTATCTTATGGGGAGTTGACCAAAGGCAGGCGAATTGAGAGGCGCCTGGGTGAAAAGCCCCGGCTAAAGGCGCTGGTGGATTTCACCGTTTCCGGCAAACCGGCGATACGAACCGACGCTCTGGATAAGGTTACCGGCAAGGCGAAGTTTGCCGGTGACATTTCTCTACCGGGAATGCTTCACGCCAGAATATTACGCGCCCCGGCCCATGGGGCCAAGTTGATGGCTGTGGATACCGCCGCGGCAACCAAAGTGGCGGGAGCCTTGATAGTTCAAGACGGGGACATGATTGCCGCGCTTCACGCTGCGCCTGACGAAGCGGAAAAGGCACTAAACCTGGTACAGGCGAAATTCGACCGACCGCACACGAACCTGAATGATTCGAACATCTTTGAACATCTCTTATCTGTGGCGCCTTCCGGAACCATTGTGGCCGAAACAGGCGATCTAGCGCACGGGAAAGGGCTGGCCTCCACGGTAGTTGAAGCTACCTATCGACAGGGCTACGTTGCTCACGCCCCGATCGAAACCCACACGGCTGTCGCCAGTATAGAGGGCGACAAAGTGACAGTCTGGGCGTCCACTCAACGGCCTTTCGCCGCACAGGAGGATGTAGCCCAGGCGATTGGTTTTCCTCTGCAAAATGTTCGTGTCATCACGCCATTAGTTGGCGGCGCTTTTGGCGGGAAGGAACGCAACAGGCACGCGGTGGAAGCCGCCCGGTTGGCCAAATTAACAGGCAAGCCGGTGCAAGTGGTCCGGAGCCGGGCCGAGGAGTTTTTCTACGACAGCTTTCAGCCAGCGGCCATTGTCAAGGTGGCCTCAGGCCTGGACGCATCCAACCGAATCGTTTTCTGGGATTACCACGTTTACTTTGCCGGTGGCGACAAGGCCCCGACGTTCTATGAGGTCCCACACAAACGAACCGCTGCTTACGGGGGTTGGCGTGAGACCCGGAGTTCACACCCGTTTGACACCGGGCCGTGGAGAGGACCAAACGGCAATACCAACACATTTGCCCGCGAGTCTCACATGGACGCGCTTGCGGCATCAGCGGGTGTGGACCCGCTTGCATTTCGGTTGACTCATTTGAATGACAAACGCATGCTTCGAGTATTGGAAACCGCGGCAGGAGCCTTCGGGTGGTCTCCTGCCGTGCCGCCGAGCGGCAAGGGCCAGGGCTTGGCTTGCGTAATTTACAAGGGAACATATGTAGCCGCAATGGCGCAAGTAGAGGTGGACAAAGGCAGCGGCCGTTGCGGGGTCAAGCGGGTTGTGCTTGCGCAGGACATGGGACAGGTCGTCAATCCTGAAGGGGCGAAGATGCAGATGGAAGGGTGTGCCATGATGGGGCTGGGTTACGCCTTGAGCGAGACAGTCCGTTTCCGAGATGGTGAAATTCTGGACCTTAGTTTTGACACGTATCACATACCCAGATTCTCATGGTTGCCTGAAATCGAGGCCATCCTGGTTGACAATCCGGATGTTCCACCGCAAGAGGGCGGCGAGCCTGCTATTACCTGCATGGGCGCTGTCGTTGCCAACGCAATCTTCGACGCGATCGGAGTGCGTTTTCACGAGCTTCCGATAACGGAGAAGCGCATTCAAGAAGCTCTGAAAGGGAGTTAG
- a CDS encoding PstS family phosphate ABC transporter substrate-binding protein: MRRCLIVGLGLLALGLALSSTLDSWAQDNKTLIRVRGSDSVAGRVDQLAKLYMKDHPEVNVVVLGGAKTIGLPALIDKSGEVAMAARKATDLERREANDHGIELVERLIGYGGLTIIVDQENPINELTIEQVQKILKGEFNRWDQVNGSATPITVFSVGEIHQGTIHFLENDFLGKAPITKKAEIVSGFETLIRKVAETKGSVGFTRIRDAFESPASQQVQFKILKLKETPGSPAIFPSRDAIADGSYPLKRPFFLYLDTKAKPEVKAFVDFIVGKGWGAQKL, encoded by the coding sequence ATGAGACGATGCCTGATTGTAGGATTGGGGTTGCTTGCCTTGGGTCTGGCGCTCTCTTCCACGCTTGACTCATGGGCACAGGATAACAAAACGTTGATACGAGTCAGGGGTTCCGATAGCGTGGCAGGAAGAGTGGACCAACTGGCCAAGCTTTATATGAAGGATCATCCGGAGGTCAATGTGGTCGTGCTCGGCGGGGCTAAAACCATAGGTTTGCCCGCGCTGATAGACAAATCCGGCGAAGTGGCCATGGCGGCCAGAAAGGCGACGGACCTGGAAAGACGAGAAGCCAACGACCACGGGATCGAGCTTGTTGAGCGACTCATCGGATACGGCGGGCTGACTATCATCGTAGATCAGGAAAACCCCATCAACGAACTTACCATCGAGCAGGTTCAGAAGATTCTAAAAGGAGAGTTCAACCGATGGGATCAGGTCAACGGCTCTGCCACCCCGATTACCGTGTTCAGCGTGGGAGAAATCCATCAAGGTACAATTCACTTTTTGGAAAACGACTTTTTGGGCAAGGCGCCTATCACCAAAAAGGCGGAGATCGTTTCCGGTTTCGAAACCTTGATAAGAAAAGTTGCTGAGACCAAAGGATCTGTGGGCTTCACGAGGATACGAGACGCTTTTGAGTCCCCTGCATCACAGCAGGTCCAGTTCAAGATCCTCAAACTTAAAGAGACCCCGGGTTCACCGGCGATTTTTCCGTCTCGAGATGCCATTGCTGACGGTAGCTACCCGCTCAAGCGGCCGTTTTTCCTTTATCTCGACACAAAGGCCAAACCCGAAGTCAAAGCATTCGTGGACTTTATCGTCGGGAAAGGTTGGGGAGCGCAAAAACTTTAG
- a CDS encoding PstS family phosphate ABC transporter substrate-binding protein — MRRFPVVELILAALGVVLICALDSLAQDGKAMIRVRGADSVAGRVDQLARVYMKDHPDVNVVVLGGAKTIGLPSLLDKSGEVAMAPRKATDTERREASDKGIELVERLIGHGGIAIVLHQDNPVGELTIEQVQKILKGDYDRWDQVGGLPEPITVFSVGEMHQGTVHFLENDLLGKASITKKAEVVSTFDTVMRRVAETKGSIGFTRIRDALESPVSQQVQFKIIKLKQNVDAPAILLTREAVANGSYPLKRPFFLYLDANAKPEVKGFVDFIIGKGWGSQKL; from the coding sequence ATGAGGCGATTCCCGGTTGTGGAATTGATTCTGGCGGCTCTGGGCGTGGTGCTTATTTGTGCTCTCGATTCACTCGCTCAAGATGGCAAAGCGATGATCAGGGTCAGGGGAGCCGACAGCGTGGCAGGAAGGGTGGATCAATTGGCCAGGGTTTATATGAAAGACCATCCGGATGTCAATGTGGTCGTGCTCGGCGGAGCTAAAACCATAGGCCTGCCCTCGCTGCTGGACAAGTCCGGCGAGGTGGCTATGGCCCCCAGAAAGGCGACAGACACCGAAAGGCGAGAAGCCAGCGACAAGGGGATTGAACTTGTTGAACGGCTTATTGGACATGGAGGAATTGCCATAGTCCTGCATCAGGATAACCCGGTCGGCGAACTTACGATCGAGCAGGTGCAGAAGATACTGAAAGGAGACTACGATCGTTGGGATCAAGTCGGCGGGCTACCTGAACCGATTACGGTGTTCAGCGTGGGGGAAATGCATCAAGGAACCGTCCACTTTCTGGAAAACGACCTTCTGGGCAAGGCGTCTATCACAAAAAAGGCTGAGGTGGTATCCACCTTCGACACGGTCATGAGAAGAGTTGCCGAAACCAAGGGATCCATAGGATTCACAAGGATTCGAGACGCTCTTGAATCTCCCGTTTCACAGCAGGTCCAGTTCAAGATCATCAAACTTAAGCAGAATGTGGATGCACCGGCGATCCTTCTCACCAGAGAAGCCGTAGCTAACGGCAGCTACCCCCTTAAGCGGCCGTTTTTCCTATATCTCGATGCAAATGCAAAACCTGAAGTCAAAGGGTTCGTGGACTTCATCATCGGAAAAGGCTGGGGCTCGCAAAAACTTTAG
- a CDS encoding ankyrin repeat domain-containing protein, which produces MRANRNRMTRMLTAAAILACILLPVSGIAADPSVNKELLRVAWNGSLEQVKALLAKGGDVNAKHTNGKTALMAAAWGKNLEVVKFLIDNGADVNAKNNYGKTVLMATAEWGNPAWENLQIIKLLIDKGCDINAKDEKGRTALMDAIWWRYPEVVQFLIDKGADLNAKDEKGRTVLMDAVNSGNLEVAKLFVDKGLDVNARTKSGETALLLAAHWTAQLNLCHGRRGEHETQEDAGAKAKSFEVVKFLVTNGADVNAKGEHGETALMIAALLENLEVVKFLIDNGADLNIKDEGGETALSGASDEIVQCLKAHGAK; this is translated from the coding sequence ATGAGAGCAAATCGTAATCGGATGACCAGGATGCTCACGGCAGCCGCAATCTTGGCTTGCATTCTGTTGCCTGTATCCGGAATCGCGGCCGATCCCTCAGTGAATAAAGAACTCCTGCGGGTAGCCTGGAACGGTTCTCTGGAGCAAGTCAAGGCCTTGCTGGCAAAGGGTGGGGACGTGAATGCCAAGCACACAAACGGCAAAACGGCCCTTATGGCCGCTGCTTGGGGGAAAAACCTCGAAGTCGTGAAATTCCTCATCGATAACGGAGCTGATGTGAATGCCAAGAACAACTATGGCAAGACAGTCCTTATGGCAACTGCCGAATGGGGAAACCCCGCTTGGGAAAATCTCCAAATCATAAAACTCCTCATTGATAAAGGCTGCGACATTAACGCCAAGGACGAAAAAGGACGAACTGCCCTCATGGACGCTATCTGGTGGAGATATCCCGAAGTCGTGCAATTCCTCATTGACAAGGGAGCCGACTTGAACGCCAAGGACGAAAAAGGGCGAACGGTTCTCATGGACGCTGTCAACTCTGGAAATCTAGAAGTGGCAAAACTCTTCGTCGATAAGGGTCTCGACGTGAATGCCAGGACCAAAAGCGGCGAAACGGCCCTTTTGCTCGCTGCGCATTGGACAGCTCAACTCAATCTGTGTCATGGCAGACGTGGCGAGCACGAAACCCAAGAGGATGCGGGTGCCAAGGCGAAAAGCTTCGAAGTCGTGAAATTCCTCGTCACCAACGGGGCCGACGTGAATGCCAAGGGCGAACACGGCGAAACGGCACTCATGATCGCTGCATTGTTGGAAAATCTCGAAGTGGTGAAATTCCTCATCGATAACGGGGCCGACCTGAATATCAAGGACGAGGGTGGCGAAACGGCTCTGAGCGGTGCTTCTGATGAGATTGTTCAGTGCTTGAAGGCTCATGGTGCAAAGTGA
- the ispG gene encoding flavodoxin-dependent (E)-4-hydroxy-3-methylbut-2-enyl-diphosphate synthase, producing the protein MNIPRQKTRRIHIGDVPIGDGAPVSVQSMTSTDTRDVAATVRQIRRLERVGCEIIRVGVPDQQAALALGSIKKRIKLPLVADIHFDHRLALEAIKQGVDGLRLNPGNIGSSEKVREVTKAASERGVPIRIGVNSGSLEKRLLQKYSGATPAAMVESALGHVALLEKESFHQIKISLKASDVMRTVEAYRTLAHRVDYPLHVGITEAGTLLPGAVKSALGIGLLLAEGIGDTIRVSLTARPEEEIRAAFAILRSLGLRHRGVDLVSCPTCSRTEIDLIGLARKVEKALDRIRTPLKVAVMGCVVNGPGEAREADIGIAGGKGRGIIFKEGKSIGTYDEQDLLPAFLDEIRKMTGDSSI; encoded by the coding sequence ATGAACATCCCGCGCCAAAAGACACGCAGAATACATATCGGTGACGTGCCGATAGGCGACGGCGCCCCTGTCTCCGTTCAATCAATGACCAGCACGGACACGAGGGATGTGGCCGCGACTGTTCGCCAGATCCGGCGGCTGGAAAGAGTGGGATGTGAAATCATTCGCGTCGGGGTTCCAGACCAACAGGCAGCTCTCGCTCTCGGTTCCATCAAGAAAAGGATAAAGCTGCCTCTGGTCGCTGACATACACTTCGATCATCGGCTGGCACTGGAAGCCATCAAGCAAGGGGTTGACGGCCTGAGGCTCAATCCGGGGAACATCGGATCCTCTGAAAAGGTTCGCGAAGTGACAAAGGCTGCCTCGGAGAGAGGTGTTCCCATTCGCATCGGCGTAAATTCAGGTTCACTCGAAAAGAGGCTGTTGCAGAAATATTCGGGTGCAACGCCGGCAGCCATGGTCGAGAGTGCTTTGGGCCACGTGGCCCTTCTGGAAAAAGAAAGCTTTCATCAGATAAAAATATCGCTCAAGGCCTCTGATGTAATGCGAACTGTCGAGGCTTACAGGACTCTGGCACACCGCGTTGATTACCCCCTTCACGTGGGCATCACGGAAGCGGGAACTCTTCTGCCCGGTGCGGTGAAATCGGCTCTTGGAATCGGTCTCTTATTGGCTGAAGGCATCGGCGACACCATTCGTGTGTCTTTGACCGCGCGGCCTGAAGAGGAAATCCGAGCGGCATTCGCTATCCTGAGATCGCTGGGGCTCCGGCACCGAGGTGTTGACCTTGTGTCCTGTCCCACGTGTTCCAGGACCGAGATTGACCTCATCGGGCTGGCCCGCAAAGTGGAAAAGGCTTTGGATCGAATCCGGACCCCGTTGAAAGTCGCGGTGATGGGCTGCGTGGTCAACGGCCCTGGCGAGGCCCGTGAGGCGGACATAGGCATCGCGGGGGGCAAAGGTCGCGGGATAATCTTCAAGGAGGGAAAGAGCATCGGAACATATGACGAGCAAGATCTACTCCCCGCATTCCTCGATGAGATTCGAAAAATGACCGGCGATAGCTCGATTTGA
- the rfbB gene encoding dTDP-glucose 4,6-dehydratase, translating into MELLVTGGCGFIGSNFILYMLESYPDVRIVNLDLLTYAGNLENLQDAEVYGDRHRLVRGDITDCDLVLSLTSEKPDAVINFAAESHVDRSILDCARFVSTNVVGTQVLLDACREHGVGRFVQISTDEVYGSLDSSDGPFTETHHLAPNSPYAASKAAADLLVRAYHKTHGIDTVITRCSNNYGPYQFPEKLIPLMITNAVQDRELPVYGDGRNVRDWIHVVDHCRAVDRVLREGRAGEVYNIGGNSEFPNIEIVRYICTRLDKPESLVRFVKDRPGHDRRYAMDASKLKRELNWEPSITFEDGMNQTISWYIEHEAWWRRIRTGEYLTYYETWYGNR; encoded by the coding sequence ATGGAGCTTTTGGTCACAGGTGGCTGTGGATTCATAGGTTCGAATTTCATTCTTTACATGCTCGAGTCGTATCCGGACGTGCGAATAGTCAACCTGGATCTGCTGACGTATGCGGGAAACCTGGAGAACCTTCAAGACGCGGAAGTTTACGGTGACCGACACCGATTAGTTCGCGGGGACATAACCGATTGTGATCTTGTCCTCTCTTTAACGTCAGAGAAGCCGGACGCGGTAATCAATTTCGCCGCAGAATCGCACGTGGATCGCTCCATATTGGACTGCGCCCGATTTGTGAGCACCAACGTGGTCGGCACCCAGGTTTTGCTTGATGCTTGTCGCGAACACGGGGTGGGGCGTTTCGTGCAGATTTCCACGGATGAGGTCTACGGATCGCTGGATAGCTCAGACGGCCCCTTTACTGAAACACATCACCTGGCCCCAAACAGTCCGTACGCGGCATCCAAGGCTGCCGCAGATCTTTTGGTCCGCGCGTATCACAAGACTCATGGAATAGACACGGTGATTACTCGGTGCTCCAATAATTACGGGCCTTACCAATTCCCGGAGAAGCTCATCCCGCTTATGATCACAAATGCCGTACAGGACCGGGAATTGCCGGTTTATGGCGACGGAAGGAACGTGCGGGACTGGATTCACGTGGTAGATCATTGCCGCGCGGTGGACCGGGTCCTACGCGAGGGCCGCGCGGGCGAGGTTTACAACATTGGCGGAAACAGTGAATTCCCTAACATCGAAATTGTCCGGTACATTTGTACCAGGCTCGACAAACCGGAGTCCCTGGTCCGTTTCGTCAAGGACAGGCCGGGCCATGACCGCAGATACGCCATGGACGCGTCCAAACTGAAGCGAGAACTGAACTGGGAGCCGTCCATCACCTTTGAAGACGGAATGAACCAGACCATCAGTTGGTACATCGAACACGAAGCCTGGTGGCGACGTATACGAACAGGCGAATACCTGACATATTACGAAACCTGGTACGGCAACCGCTGA
- a CDS encoding dTDP-4-dehydrorhamnose 3,5-epimerase family protein — protein MIDGVLVHPLRVIPDERGRLMEIMRRDDPFFSGFGQVYLTTVFPGVVKAWHFHRVQEDRFTCVRGMVKAVLYDDRENSPTRGVLNEIFVGEHNPRLIIIPPGVHHGWKCISEYEAYVINVPSEPYNRTDPDEYRLDPHTGGIPYDWTRKDG, from the coding sequence TTGATAGACGGTGTGTTAGTCCATCCTCTAAGGGTCATCCCTGATGAGCGGGGCCGATTGATGGAAATCATGAGACGGGACGATCCCTTTTTCAGCGGGTTTGGACAGGTTTACCTTACCACGGTGTTTCCTGGAGTGGTCAAGGCCTGGCACTTCCATCGCGTACAGGAGGATCGATTCACCTGCGTGCGAGGAATGGTCAAGGCGGTCCTGTACGATGATAGAGAGAATTCCCCTACTCGCGGAGTACTCAACGAGATCTTCGTGGGAGAGCACAACCCTCGCCTCATCATCATACCGCCTGGTGTGCACCACGGCTGGAAGTGCATCAGCGAATATGAGGCCTACGTCATCAACGTGCCGTCGGAACCGTACAATCGCACGGACCCCGACGAATATCGGCTTGACCCTCACACCGGGGGAATACCTTACGACTGGACGAGAAAAGACGGCTAA
- a CDS encoding NTP transferase domain-containing protein, whose protein sequence is MKGVVLAGGLGTRLYPLTKITNKHLLPVYDRPMVTYPIECLVNAGVNDILVVTGGNNPGDFLRLLGNGKEYGVQQINYAYQEGEGGIADALSLAEAHAAGGRICVVLGDNIIEKNIAEAAEAYKEQPSGARILLKEVDDPRRFGVPVLEGDRVVRIEEKPTNPPSSYAVTGIYMYDFQVFEFIKTLTPSERNELEITDVNNLYIEQGDMTWSILDGWWTDAGTFDSLLKASNLVAKGGANKL, encoded by the coding sequence ATGAAGGGCGTAGTCTTGGCCGGTGGACTTGGCACTCGGTTGTACCCGCTTACCAAAATCACCAACAAGCACCTGTTACCCGTGTACGATAGGCCTATGGTTACATATCCCATAGAGTGCCTTGTCAATGCCGGCGTCAATGATATTCTCGTGGTCACTGGAGGAAACAATCCCGGAGACTTTCTCCGCCTCCTCGGGAACGGCAAGGAATACGGCGTACAGCAAATAAACTATGCCTACCAGGAGGGCGAAGGAGGCATAGCCGATGCTCTGTCGCTGGCCGAAGCCCACGCGGCCGGCGGGCGAATTTGTGTGGTCCTTGGCGACAATATTATCGAAAAAAACATTGCAGAGGCGGCAGAAGCGTACAAAGAACAACCGTCTGGAGCCAGAATCCTGCTCAAGGAAGTAGATGACCCGCGGCGCTTCGGTGTTCCTGTTTTGGAAGGGGATCGAGTGGTCCGCATCGAAGAGAAACCGACGAATCCGCCCTCTTCTTATGCAGTCACCGGAATTTACATGTATGATTTCCAAGTCTTTGAGTTTATCAAGACCCTGACCCCCTCCGAACGGAATGAGTTGGAAATCACGGATGTAAACAACCTCTACATCGAACAAGGTGATATGACGTGGTCGATACTCGATGGTTGGTGGACCGACGCGGGGACCTTTGACTCCCTCTTGAAGGCCTCTAACCTAGTGGCCAAAGGAGGGGCCAATAAGCTTTGA